A stretch of the Salvelinus fontinalis isolate EN_2023a chromosome 22, ASM2944872v1, whole genome shotgun sequence genome encodes the following:
- the LOC129820377 gene encoding type-4 ice-structuring protein-like, which produces MKFSLAALVVVLALAHLNQAAQSPEVETLAQYFQDLSAQLTSTTQELVQKIQSETFVEDGKAQLQQIQAQLKPLAENMQAQLKPLVDNFQAQMEDLLRKLMDQTKSLGQ; this is translated from the exons ATGAAGTTCTCCCTTGCCGCCCTAGTTGTCGTGCTCGCTCTGGCACACTTGAA CCAAGCAGCACAGTCCCCCGAGGTTGAGACGCTGGCACAGTATTTCCAGGATCTGTCAGCTCAGCTGACCTCCACCACTCAGGAGCTAGTGCAGAAGATCCAGTCAGA GACGTTCGTAGAGGATGGAAAGGCCCAGCTGCAGCAGATCCAGGCCCAGCTGAAGCCCCTGGCTGAGAACATGCAGGCCCAGCTTAAGCCTCTGGTCGACAACTTCCAGGCTCAGATGGAAGACCTCTTACGCAAGTTGATGGACCAGACCAAGTCCCTCGGCCAATAA